AAAGGAAGGAGAAACAGGAGAGATTTTTTCACGATCCACCTCATATGGGAAGTTGAAAAAACTCAAACTAGCTAATTTAGGCGTTAGTGGCAAGCTTTGAGAGCATCCCGCACAACTTTTCAAAAGAGGGGGTGTTCAGCTTTAAATCGATAAGAGCTTGTCGGAATTTATTTAGCTCCTCTTCAAAGACATAGAGCGCGCGCTCCTTGCCGATGAGCCTAGCTAGATTCATCTCGTGCTGCTTCTTCTCATCGCTTTCGATATCGGTGATATCGTCTGCTATTTGAAAGGCCATTCCGAGGTGGTAGGAGGTCTTTTTGATCATCTCGATCTGAGAGAGATCTCCACCGCCAAATACCCATCCAAAAACAAACGCAACTTCAAAGAGTGTAACGCTCTTTTTGTAGATCACCTGTTTTACAGTATCAAGTGAGTGGTTGGGGGGAAAGAGGTCTAAAAATTGTCCTCCCGTCGCTCCGAGAATTCCCGCACAGCGAGAGGCGCTTTCGAGGGCGATCATGCAGGCGCGTTCGCTAAAATTAGAAAAAGGAGCGCCCGCTTCTTTCATGGCTTCCGCATTTTTATGAATTCTTTCAAAGGCTGCTGTGATAAGCGCATAGCTAGAAAGAAGAGCGATCGTCTCCCCAAAAACCTTGTGAACTGTAGGCTTCCCCCGTCTCTCATCTTCATCATCCATACAAGGAAGATCGTCGGCGATAAGCGAGGCGGTATGAAAAAACTCCACAGAGAGTGCGGCATCAGAGACGTTGAGCTCGTGCTTAAGCGCCTCGGCTATCAGAAAAACAACAACGGGTCGGAAACGCTTTCCTCCACTCGTAAGAGAGTATTCAACGGCATCTCTAAGCTTGCTCTTCTCTCCAAATGAGCTGATGCTTCTTGCGATCTCCTGTTCGATCTTATCCTTGTGCGAGTAGAAAAAAGAGGCAGCGCTCTTTTCGGTCTGATTTTTAATAGAGAAGATCTGCGCTGTCATGTGTTACGCTTTGTAAAATGGTTTTACTTTAGAGTGAGGTTTTACGAATCCAGAAATATTGAGACAGGGAGAACAGAGAGAAGACTTTCCTAAAAGTGTTCCGGGATTGAGAACACAGTTACAACCCACTTGAGCTCCATCGCCAATGATCGCTCCCAGCTTCTTCATTCCCGTTTCAATCTTTTTTCCATTGCAATCCACTTTTACAATAGCGTGATCTAGCCTTAAGTTCGCACAGACGACACCCGCGCCTAAATTCACATTCCCACCCAAGATAGAATCACCGATGTAGTTGAAGTGCGGAGCTGCAGCTCCATCTAAAAGAATCGAGTGTTTGATCTCTGTGGCGTGCCCGATAATGCAATCATCTCCCAAGAGAACATCACCCCTTAAATATGCGCCATGACGGATGATGCAGCGCGCTCCAATGATGCAAGGCCCCTGGATGTAGGCTCCCGGTTCGATCACTGTTCCTGGGCCAATTGAGATGGATTCTGGGTTAACAAGAAAGACACCCTGAGGAATATCGATCTCGATTTTTCCAGAAGTGTTGATCTTCACATAAGTTGAAAGATGAATGAGAGCCTCCCACGGATAGTTGCACTCTTCAAAGAGAGAAGCATGCGCAAATTGAGAGAGATCAAAGAACTCTGAAGGGGTGTAGGGAGATGTCGACACTTCTCACAGCCTCTCTAATTAATCTATTATATATACTAAGGTATACTCCTATTTTAGCGGTGTGGAAATGTCGATAAGGGTGCACAGCTTCTCTATGAAAATTTCCTGTCGATAGTTTGTTCAGAGCTGGATCATAAGTCGGAAGATGTGATCATTTTGCATCCGTGAACAGCTTCATGAACAAGTTTTGATCCAACTTATGAACAGAAGAAGAGCGCTCGGAGAAGAGGGCCCGCCGGAGAAAATGGACAGCAACGGACATTAAAGGACGAGCACGGACAAGAAACGGACAGGCGGGCAAGAGAGAAGGAAGCTAAGTCCACTCTTTCTTTCTTCAGCGCGTGTCCGTTTTTTGTCCATTTCCTGTCCGTGCTCGTCCATTAAAGTCCATTTCTTCTCCGAGCGCTCTTCTTAGAAGAGGAGAAGCTTGTCGAGCGGCATGTCGTGCGCATCAATTGGAAGTTCAGGAACGAGCTGTTCTTTGAAACCTACGCCGATGAGTAGTGGATTTAGGTTGTGGATATTTAGTGTGTGAAGGAGGTGGTCGTAGTAGCCTTTTCCATAACCAATGCGCTGCATTTTTTTGTCAAAGCCTAAACCAGGAAT
This Chlamydiales bacterium DNA region includes the following protein-coding sequences:
- a CDS encoding UDP-N-acetylglucosamine diphosphorylase, translating into MSTSPYTPSEFFDLSQFAHASLFEECNYPWEALIHLSTYVKINTSGKIEIDIPQGVFLVNPESISIGPGTVIEPGAYIQGPCIIGARCIIRHGAYLRGDVLLGDDCIIGHATEIKHSILLDGAAAPHFNYIGDSILGGNVNLGAGVVCANLRLDHAIVKVDCNGKKIETGMKKLGAIIGDGAQVGCNCVLNPGTLLGKSSLCSPCLNISGFVKPHSKVKPFYKA
- a CDS encoding polyprenyl synthetase family protein, with translation MTAQIFSIKNQTEKSAASFFYSHKDKIEQEIARSISSFGEKSKLRDAVEYSLTSGGKRFRPVVVFLIAEALKHELNVSDAALSVEFFHTASLIADDLPCMDDEDERRGKPTVHKVFGETIALLSSYALITAAFERIHKNAEAMKEAGAPFSNFSERACMIALESASRCAGILGATGGQFLDLFPPNHSLDTVKQVIYKKSVTLFEVAFVFGWVFGGGDLSQIEMIKKTSYHLGMAFQIADDITDIESDEKKQHEMNLARLIGKERALYVFEEELNKFRQALIDLKLNTPSFEKLCGMLSKLATNA